The Brassica napus cultivar Da-Ae chromosome C7, Da-Ae, whole genome shotgun sequence genome has a segment encoding these proteins:
- the BNAC07G05230D gene encoding uncharacterized protein BNAC07G05230D, with protein sequence MKLVRLIKAGSNSITIHSLSLDRKSNFSSEREHRPREEHPKKKKTPLMEKEAAEISTELNFDSTTSSPYITAPSSPTLFGNNNAFFFSAPTSPSPSTSSNIPFDWSDQPRTPKKRSASDIDDDFEFNFSGQLDKSFFSAADELFDGGKIRPLGPSLPPVVSCVLDREDYGRGRDRSPGSSTSPLRVSDIMVDEEEVHETTQMVASNTSNQKSSVFLSAILFPGRAYKKWKLKDLLLFRSASDGRPVPTKESLRRYDILTKKEAEEIKSSSIRSRESCESSVSRSRRRHGTVVSAHEMHYTENRAVSEELKRKTFLPYKQGWLGCLGFNPAVHEISRVGSLSRAASS encoded by the coding sequence ATGAAGTTGGTGAGACTTATAAAGGCAGGGTCTAATTCAATCACCATTCATTCTCTTTCTCTTGATAGAAAGTCAAACTTTTCGTCTGAAAGGGAACACCGTCCAAGAGAAGAGcatccaaagaagaagaaaactccATTAATGGAGAAAGAGGCAGCAGAAATATCAACAGAACTCAATTTCGACAGCACAACTTCATCTCCATACATAACAGCTCCTTCAAGCCCAACCCTATTTGGAAACAACAATGCTTTCTTCTTCAGTGCACCCACAAGCCCTTCTCCTTCGACTTCTTCCAATATACCCTTTGACTGGAGTGACCAACCAAGAACTCCCAAGAAGAGATCAGCCAGCGATATTGATGATGATTTCGAGTTCAATTTCAGTGGACAATTGGATAAATCTTTTTTCTCTGCCGCCGATGAGCTCTTCGACGGAGGAAAAATTCGACCTTTAGGGCCCTCACTCCCTCCTGTTGTTTCTTGTGTTCTTGACAGAGAAGATTATGGTCGAGGAAGAGACAGGTCTCCCGGATCTTCTACGTCTCCGTTGAGGGTTTCAGACATtatggttgatgaagaagaagtgcATGAGACAACACAAATGGTTGCTTCTAACACAAGCAACCAGAAATCCTCTGTTTTCTTGTCAGCGATTCTGTTCCCTGGTCGAGCATATAAGAAGTGGAAACTCAAAGATCTGCTGTTATTCAGGAGTGCATCCGATGGTAGACCTGTTCCAACCAAAGAGTCGTTGAGAAGATATGATATACTTACAAAGAAAGAGGCAGAGGAAATAAAAAGTTCGAGTATCCGATCAAGAGAGAGTTGTGAATCGTCAGTGTCTAGGTCAAGGAGAAGGCATGGCACGGTGGTTTCGGCTCATGAGATGCATTACACTGAGAACAGAGCAGTGTCAGAGGAGTTGAAAAGGAAGACGTTCTTGCCGTACAAGCAAGGCTGGTTAGGATGCTTAGGATTTAACCCTGCGGTCCATGAAATTTCAAGAGTTGGGTCCCTGTCACGTGCTGCTTCCTCTTAA